TCGGGGCGCGGCGGGAACGGCGGGCACGGCGGCGGAAGCGGGCGACATCGGCGCGGACCTATATCACCGCGGGCGCGCGCCATCCAGCCGCGCCGAGACCGCGCCCCGACCGCGGCGCGATGGCGCCGCGCCCCGCGCGGCTAGCGGTGCGCGGTCCGGCGCGCGGCGGCGAGCACAAGGCGCGCGGCGTCGGCGCAGCGCAGCGCGCGCTCGCGCGGCGGGAGCGCGGCGAGCGCGTCCGAGAACACCTCGACACCGATCGGTGCGCGCGAGCCGATCGCGTCGAGCATCGCCACGACCGCCGCGACGTCGCTCGCGCCTTCGCCCGGCAGGAGCCGCTCGCGCATCGTCTCGCGCATCGGCGGGCCGTGCGGCTCGCGCGGCGCGTCGTTGACCTGCACGCCGCGGACGAGCGCGCCGTCGAGCGCGCGCAGCGCGTCGGCGTCGCCGCCGCTGCGGAAGTGGTGCCAGGTGTCGAGCATGATGCCGCCGTTCGCGCGGCCCGCGCGCGAGGCGATCGCGGCCGCGGTCGCCGCGTCGGGGATGCCCGTCCACGGGAGGAACTCGATCGCACACGCGAGGCCGTGCTCGGCCGCGCGGTCGCACACGCCGGCGAAGGCCTCGGCGGCGCGGTCGACGTCGACGGGGCCGGGCAGCGGATGCGGGCAGTTGAGCACCGTGCCGCCGACGCCGTCCGCGATCGCGAAGAAGGCCGCTTCGTCGCGACCGAGCATCGCGCTCGCGTCGGCGCCCGGGAGCGCGCCGCGCGCGTCGGCGCGCAGCCAGCCGAGGTAGGGGTCGAGCTCGGCGACGGCGAGGCCCGCGTCGGCGAGCCGCGCGCGCACCTCGGCGAGGGCGAGCCCGTCCGCCGCGGCGCGCTCGACGTCGTCGACCGTGAGCGAGATGCCGGTGTAGCCGGCGGCCGCCGCCGCCTCGATCTTCGCGCGCAGCGGCGCGTCGCCGAGGGTTCCCGAGCAGAGCACGAGGTCGTCGGGGCCGAGCACGAGCCGCTCCTAGGTGGGCGACGCCGCGAGCCGGCGCCGGTCGACGCGCGCCGCGAGCCGCGCGCCGAGGTCGAGCAGCGGTCGCTCGAGCGCGACGAACATCGCCGCGGCGAGCGCCCACGAGGCGAGCGCGCAGGCCGCCGCGAGCGCCGCGACCCACGGCCCCATGCGGGGCGCGCGGAACATCGCCGAGAACGGGCCGCTCATCCACGCGAACAGGACGTACGGGTGCACGAGGTACATGCCGTACGAGACGCGCGCGATCGGCGCGAGCGCGCGCGCGGCGAGCGCGCGGCTCACCGGCGACGTCGCGTGCAGGACGTGGGCGACGAGCGCCGCGGTGCCGAAGGCGAGCAGCGGGAACTGGAAGAGCAGTCGGAAGGCGCCGCCCGCGTGCGGGCTGCCGAACGCCCACACGGAGGCGATCGCCCCGGCGCCCGCGGCCGGGAGCCAGAGGCCGGCGCGCGCGACGAGGCGGCGCAGCGCGTCGGGGAAGTGCACGTGCGCGTAGGCGACCGCGACGCCGGCGAAGAGCTCGTCGAACCGGAAGTGCGACTGGAAGTAGACGGCGCGGACGGAGCTCCCGGGATCGGCGGCGAAGACGGCGGCGCGCGCGGCGAACGGCCCGAGCAGGCCGAGCGCGAGGACGGCCGCGTGGGCGGCGCGCCCGCGCCCGCGCACGAAGAGCCACAGGAGCGGCGGGAGCACGAGGTAGAAGTGCTCCTCGATGCACAGCGACCACGCCCAGCTCATCGGGCTCGGCGCGCCGGGCGGCGTCCAGTAGTTCGCGACGTACAGGAACGCCGGCCACGCCGCGGCCCGGAGCGCGCCGAAGTCGCGCGTCTCGAACAGGAAGGCGAACGCGCGCGGCGCGTGCGGTGCGACGACGAGGAGCGCGGCGGCGAGCACGACATAGTAGGCGGGGAAGATGCGCAGGCTGCGGCGCACGAGGAACGAGGCCCAGCCGATGCGACCCGTGCGCGCGAGGTTGCCCAGCAGGATGCGCCCGATCAGGAAGCCGGACAGCACGAAGAACACGTCGACGCCCGACCACAGGTTGAAGAGCCAGCGCTGCACGGGAGAGAACGCGCCCGCCGCCTCGCCCCGCGCGGTCGTGTAGGCCGAGAACACGGAGGCGTGGAACGCGACGACGGCGAGGATCGCCAGCGCGCGCAGGCCGTCGAGCGCCGCGACGTGGCTCGCGGGGCGCTCGAAGAGGTCGCGCCGGATGCGCGCGATCAGCGCGCGAGCTCCTCGCGCGCCGCGCGCGCGACGCGCGTGCCGTCGAAGAACGCCGGGTTCGCGCCGCCCCAGAGCGCGACCGCGTTGCCGAACACGAAGTCGCGGAAGTCGGCGCGCGTGATCCACCCGTGCTCGACGAGCTCGTGCGCCTCGAGCAGCACCTCGCTCATGTCGGGGACGTCCCAGTGTCCGATGTCCGAGCTGAAGAGCGCGCGCAGGCGCGCGCCGCCCGGGTTGCGCGCCGCGTCGAACGCGGTCGCGTTCATGGGGTCGTCGGCCTCGCAGCCGAAGAAGAAGCGGTCGGTGAAGATCGCGCGGATGTCGTCGACGCTCTCGATGCCGCTGCGCGCGAACTCGTCGAGCCGGCTGCGGTCCTCGTCGGGCTCCGACAGCATGTGCAGCGCCTCGTCGAGGCGGTCGAGCGCCGCGAGCTGGCGCGCGTCCCCGTAGCGCCGGAACAGCTCCTCGAGCCGCGCGCGGTCGAGCTCGCGCGGGTCGTAGTGGTGGATGTGCTCGCGGTTGCGCTTCTCGTAGTGGCCGACGAGATCGGAGTAGAGGTTGCAGCCCCAGCCGACGCCGCCTTCGAGGAACGCGAAGCGCAGGCGCGGGTGGCGCTGCGGGACGCCGTCGAGGAAGAGCGCCCGGCAGATCGCCTCGCCCGCCGCCGCGAAGTTGCCGAGGTGGTTGAAGACGTAGTTCGTCGTCGACGCGCGGCTCCCCCAGCCCATGCCCGTCGAGTGGAACGTCGGCGCGACGCCGAGCTCCTCGCAGCGCCGCCACACCGGCGCGTAGTCGTGCGGGCTCTCGACGCCGAACGTGTCGAGCCAGCGCGCCGCGCGCGACGCGTGGCTCCCGGGCAGCGGCCGCATCGCGTACGCGCCCATCAGCACGGCCTTCATGCCGAGCTCGCCGACGGCGTGGTCGAGCTCGTCGATCGCCTCCTGCGGCGAGTACATCGGGACGACGGCGACGGGGGCGATGCGGTCGCCGTACTTCGCGTAGGACTCGGCGCGCACGCGGTTGAACGCGCGGCACGCGGCGGGTCGCAGCTCGTCCTGCTCGAGGTGGTAGGCGGTGAGGCCGTAGGTCGGGTAGACGACCGCGAAGTCGATGCCGAGCTCCTCGAGGCGCTCGGCGAGGAGTGCCGGGAGCATCGCGGTCGCGCGGTCGAGCGTGTTGCGCGCGGGCAGGCCCCACCACGGGATGCGCGGCATGCCGAGCGCGCGGCGCTGCTCGACGTCGAGCGCGCGCGCGAGCGTCGCGCCGGCGAGCACCTGCTCGAAGCCCGCGAGCACGCGATCGCCGGCGATCGCGAGGAGCTCGTCCTTCACGGCGGGCAGGAACTCGATGTCGTGCCCGTCGCCGTCGATCACGGGATGGTCGAGCTCGGCGCGCAGCGCGCGCACGCGGCGCGCGGCGTCGGCCGCGGAGTCGGACGTCGGGACGGACATGCGGGCGCTCCTTGCGGGTCGGGCCGCGCCTCGGCGCGGCCGCGCGCATCCTACGCGCGCCGCGCGCGGGCGGCCCCCGGGATTCGAGACGGGCCGATCCGTTTCTGATAGCCTGCGCGCGGTCCACGGCGAGGGTGCGCGTGAGCACGGGAACCGGCACGGAGCCGCGCGGCGGCGAGCAGAGCGAGGCGGATCGGGCGCCCGCGCCCGGGCGGCCGCGCAGCGAGGAGGCGCATCGCGCCATCCTCTCGGCGACGCTCGAGCTGCTCGTCGAGGTCGGGTTCTCGGCCCTCACGATCGAGGGCGTCGCGCAGCGGGCCGGCGTCGGGAAGGCGACCATCTACCGCCGCTGGAGCTCGAAGCTCCCGCTCGTGATCGAGGCCTACGGCCTGCTCCCGCAGCTCGAGGACGTCGACACCGGCCACGTCGTGACCGACCTCGAGGAGATGCTCCGCAACTACCTCCGCCTCCTCACGTCGACGCCGCTCCGCGGCGTCATCCCGAGCATCGCGGGCGAGCGCGCGCACAACGAGGAGCTCTCGGAGCTCTTCGATCCGATCGTGCGCGAGCGCAGGCGCCCGCTGATCGCCGTGCTGCGGCGCGCCGTCGCGCGCGGCGAGCTGCCGGCCGACGTCGACCTCGACCTCGCGGCCGACCTGCTCGTCGGGCCGATCACGACGCGGCTCTTCTTCGGCTCGCGCATCTCGCCGAAGATGGTGCAGCCGATGGTGCAGATGGCGCTCTGGGGCCTGGCCGGCGGTCGCGGCCTCGCGCCGCCCGCGGGCGGGCGACGCTAGGCGCGGCGCCACGCGCCGATCGCGTCCTCGCTCTCGACGAGCGTCGCGATGAAGCCGAGCGTGTTCGCGAACACGGCGTCGGCGTACTCGGGCGGCGTCGCCGCCACGCAGTCGCGCGGGATGACGACCTGGTAGCCCGCGTTCACGGCGTCGAAAGCCAGGTTCATCACCGCGACGTTCACCGACACGCCGGCCGCGATCACGGTGCGGATGCCGAGGTTGCGCAGCAGCGAGTCGAGCTCCGTCCCCTCCCAGGGCGAGAGCCCGTGGAAGCGCGGCACGACGAGGTCGGACGGCTCGACGCCGATCTCGGCGACGACCTCGACCGCGGGCGTGCCGGGCGTCAGCTGCACGGGCGAGCGGGCGGCCGCCGCGAACAGGCGCGCGTTGGCGTTCGCGCCGCGCCCGTCGGGCCGGCGCATCGCGATGCCGTGGACCACCGTGCAGCCGGCCGCGCGCGCGGCGCGCACGAGCGCCGCGAGCCTGGGCACCATCCCCTGCCGCGCGGCCTTCGCCAGCTCGGGCAGGTTCGAAGCGGCACCGATCACGCCCTCCTGGCACTCGTTCATCACGATCGCGGTGTGCGCGGGCGCGAGCAGGGCGGCGAGATCGATCGGCATGCTAGGCGAGCTCCCAGCGCGGCAGCGTCCACTCGTCGTCCATGCGCTCGAACGCGACGCGCACGGGTGCCCCGATGCGCACGCCGGCGACGTCGGCCTCGGCGAGCGGCGCGCCGCCCGGCCCGACGAGCGTCCCGGCGAGCCGCACCGTCGCGTCCTCCTCGAGCGCGACGAGCGCGACGACGAGCGGCAGGCGCTCGGCGAACGCGGGCAGGAGCGGCGGGTGCGGGACGACGAACGACCAGATCGCGCCGCGCCCCGACACCTCCTCCCAGACGGGCGCGCGCCGCGCGTGGGCGGGGCCGAAGGGCGAGAGCGGGCGCGGCGGGAAGATCCAGCGCCCGGTGTCGGCACAGCGCGGGAGGCACAGGCGCCCTTCGCGCGCGAAGCGGTAGAAGGGCAGGGCATCCTCGTCGCACACCGGCGCGACGAATCCGTGCGCGGGTGCGCTCGCGCTCATGCGTCAGTCCCTCCGCAGGATCAGCGCGCTCGTCGGCACGCACTCGCCCGCCGTGACGAGCGTCGCCGCGCAGCCCTCGACCTGGCTGGTCGACGTGCCGCGGATCTGGCGCACGCCCTCGAGCACGAGGTTGAAGCCGTGCACGTAGGCCTCCGAGAGGCCGCCGCCCGAGGTGTTCACGGGCAGGCGTCCGCCGAGCTCGAGCCCGCCGTCCTCGGTGAAGGCCGCGCCTTCGCCGCGCGCGCAGAAGCCGTACGCCTCGAGCGAGAACAGCACGAGCGGCGTGAAGGCGTCGTAGAGCTGCGCGCAGGCGATGTCGCGCGGGCGGACGTCGGAGTGGCGATAGAGCTGCTCGGCGCACGCATGGCCCGGGCCGCGCAGCGGGTCGGCGCACCAGTAGTTCGTCATCGCGTGCGACTGCGCCCCCATGCCCTGGCCGAAGGCGTGGACGAGGGCGGGGCGCTGCCGGCAGTCGCGCGCGCGCTCCGCCGACACGACCACGCACGCGAGCGCGCCGTCCGTCTCGAGGCAGTTGTCGAAGAGGCACAGCGGCTCGCTGATCCAGCGCGCGGCCATGTAGTCGTCGCGTGTCATGCGCTTGCCGTGCATGACGGCGGCCGGGTTGCGGTTCGCCATGCCGCGCACCGCCGTCGCGACGTTGCACAGGTGCTCGCGCGTGGCGCCGTACTCGTGCATGTACCGCCGCATGAGCATGGCGATCTCGTCGACGGGCCGCGCGAGGCCGTGGGGCCGCGTGAAGGCCGCGGTCGTCGTCGGCTGCGCGTACATCCCGCTCGCCCACGGGCGCACGCCCGAGCCGCGCTTGCGCGAGCGCCACGCGACGCCGACGCGGCACTGGCCGGTCGCGACCGCCATCGCGAGGTGGCCGACGCAGCCCGGCCCCGCGCCGCCGCCGTAGGGGACCTGGTCGAAGAAGGTGAGGTCGCCCGCGCCGATGGTCTTCGCGACCTCGGCCGCGTCGGTCGTCTCCATCGTGTACGAGCTCATGCCGTCGACCTCGGACGGGTCGATGCCGGCGTCGGCGAGCGCGTCGAGGACCACGCGGCAGGCGAGCGCCTTCTCGCTCGGCTCGAGGCGCTTGGCGAAATCGGTCTGGGCGATGCCGACGATCGCGGTGCGGTCGCGGATCGCGCCGTCGGGAGCGGGCGCGGACATGGAGCCTCGATGCTAGGCGAGCGGCGTCTCGAGGGCCTGCGGCAGCCCGTACAGGTTCACGACGTTGCCGGCGCAGATCAGGTGGCGCTCGCGCTGCGAGACGCCCTGCAGCTGCTCGCCCGCGACCTTCCGGCTGTACGGCCAGTCGCACCCGTGGTGCGGGTAGTCCGTCGACCACGCGATGTTCTCGATGCCGATCGCGTCGCGGTTCGCGATGCCGAAGCGGTCGGTGATGAACGTGCACAGGAAGTTCTGGTGGAAGTAGTGGCTCGGGAGGTGCCGGATGTCGACGCCCGTGTGCGTGCGGTTGCGCCAGTAGAAGTCGTCGAGGTGCTCGAGGCAGGCGGGGATCCACCCGATCTGCGTCTCGACGCCGACGATCTTGAGCTTCGGCACGCGGTCGAAGAGGCCGCTCATCACGAGCTCGCACAGGATGGGCGGGAACGCGAGCTGTCCGGCGAGCGCCATCTGGCCGATCGCCGCGACGCCGGTCGGGCTGCCGCCCGCCTTCGCGCGCTTGCGCTGGATGTTGATGTGGATCGAGACGGGCATCTCCGCCTCGGCGGCGGCGGCGAAGAAGCGCTCGTCCTCGCGCGAGAGGTCGTCCTCGCCCGTCGGCCAGGTGCTGATGATGACGCCGCGCGCGCCCTTGTCCTTGCAGCGCCGCATCTCGGCGATGCACTCGTCGACGCCGAGGTTCGGCATCTGCGCGAGCGAGAACAGCCGCTCCGGGTCGTTCGCGCAGAACTCCTCGTGCATGAAGTCGTTGTAGGCCTGGATGCCCGCGCGGTGGAAGTCGCGGTCCTCGTTGCCCATGAAGTAGAACATGGTGCGCTGGCTCGGATACAGGAACTCGGCGTCGACGCCGTCGAAGTCCATGTCCTCGAGCCGCGCCTTGCCGTCCCAGCATCCCTTGCGCACGGTGTCGTAGGTGTAGCCGGTCCACTTGATGTTCTCGTACGCCATGCCGGGCGTGGCGACGAGGCCGATGTACATGAGCGGCGCGCCGGGCTGCAGCTGCCACGCGTCGCCGCCTTCCTCGTCCTTCACGAGCTTCGGCGCGCGGTCCTGGAACTTCTTCGGGAGCCAGCGCTCCCAGATGTGCGGCGGCTCGACGACGTGGCAGTCGGCGTCGATGAGTCGGTACTCGCGCATGGCTCCTCCTCGCGGCCGTTCGTCGGTGCGGCGGGTTTCGGGCCGTGACGGCGGCGCGTATTGTAGTTCCTCCGCCGGCGCGAACGCGGGCGAAATTCCGGCGCGAGCCGCGCGCGCGCGGCCGAGGCGCGAGGGAGCCGATGGCGAAGGACGAGGAGCGGGAGCCCGAGGGCTGGGGCCCCGAGGTGGAGCAGATCGAGCGGCGCCGCGCGCTCGCCCGCGAGATGGGCGGGGCCGACCCGGTCGAGCGCCAGCACGCCGCGGGCAAGCTCACGGTGCGCGAGCGCATCGAGGCGCTCGCCGACAAGGGGAGCTTCCGCGAACGCGGCGGCATCTCGGGCGTGGCGGAGCTCGCGGGCGACGGCACGGTCGAGCGCTTCTCGCCGGCCAACGTCGTGCTCGGCACCGCGCGCATCGAGGGGCGGCCCGCGGTCGTGTGCGGCGACGACTTCACGCTCCGCGGCGCGGCCTACACGCCGGCGAGCCTGCGCAAGGGACAGTATGCCGAGATGCTCGCGCTCGACGCGCGCATCCCGCTCGTGCGGCTGCTCGAGGCGGGCGGTGCGTCGGTCGCGGGCGCGACCGGCACGCGCGGCCGCTCGGGCTACGACCTCGTGCTGCCCGAGCTCATGAACCCGCTCGCCATGCGCACGATGGCGACGATCCCCGTCGTGTGCGCGGCGCTCGGGCCGTGCGCGGGCTTCCCGGCCGGGCGCCTCGCCGCCGCCCACTTCTCGCTCATGACGAAGCACACCGCGCAGGTGCTGACGGGCGGCCCCGCGCTCGTCGAGCGCGCGACCGGCGCCGCGACGACGAAGGAGGAGCTCGGCGGTGCGCAGGTGCACGCGCGCAGCGGCGTCGTCGACAACGTCGTCGAGGACGAGGTCGAGGCGCTGCGCGCGATCCGCCGCTTCCTCTCCTATCTGCCGCTCTCGGTGTACGACCGCGCACCGCGCGTCGAGACGGGCGACCGGCGCGACCGCGCCGACGAGGAGCTGCTCGCGATCGTCCCGCGCAACCGGCGCCGCGCGTACAAGATGCGCCGCGTGATCGAGCACGTCGTCGACCGGGGCAGCTTCTTCGAGATCGGCACGGGCTACGGACGCAGCCAGATCACGGGGCTCGCGCGCGTCGACGGACACGCCGTCGGCGTGCTCGCGAACGACGGCTACCACGAGGGCGGCTCGATGACCGCGCTCGGCGCGCGCAAGGTGCGCCGCTTCATCGAGACGTGCGACGCCTTCGGCCTGCCCGTCGTCTCGTTCGTCGACGAGCCGGGGTTCGCGATCGGGCCGGACGCGGAGCGCGCGGGCACGATCCGCTTCGGGATGGAGGCGCTCTTCGCGGCCGTGCAGTCGACGGTGCCCTGGTTCGCCGTGCTCGTGCGCAAGTCGTTCGGCGTCGCCCAGGGCATCCACTACGGGCCGGGGGCGACGGTCGTCGCGTGGCCTTCGGCCGAGAGCGGCGCGCTGCCGGTCGAAGGAGGCGTCGCGCTCGCGTACCGCCGCGAGATCGAGTCGGCGCCCGACCCCGAGGCGCGCCGGCGCGAGCTCGAGGACGAGATCGCGGCCGCGCAGTCGGTCTTCCCGCGCGCCGAGGACTTCGGCGTGCACGACCTGATCGACCCGCGGCGCACGAGGCCGCTCCTGTGCGACTGGCTCGAGGAGGTGCAGCCGCGCCTCGCCGCGCGCGCGCCCGGCCCGCGCAGCTACACGATGCGCCCGTAGCGCGCGCCTGCGCGCCCGCGCGCCCGCACGGCCCGCGCGCCTGCGCGCGGCGCGGCGTGCGAGCCGGCCTCGCGTCGGCGGCCCGACCTAACGTCCCTGGAACGCGGGCTTGCGCTTCTCCGCGAAGGCGGAGACGGCCTCGAGGTAGTCGGCCGTGGTCGCGCCGCGCACCATGCGGTCGGCTTCCTCGTGCAGGCAGGTCGCGAGGTCGGCGTGGAGGGCGCGGTTCAGGTTCTCCTTCATGTAGCGGTGCGCGACGGGCGGCCCGGCGGCGACGTCGCGCGCGAGTGCCTCGGCCTCCGTCGCGAGCGCGTCGCGCGCCACGACGCGGTTCACGAGCCCGAGCGCGAGCGCTTCGGCGGCGTCGACGCGGCGCGACGTGAAGAAGAGCTCGCGCGCGCGCGCGGGCCCGACGAGGTGCGTCAGGAACCACGCCACGCCGTAGTCGCCGGCGAGCCCGAGTCGCGCATAGGCGGTCGTGAGCACGGTGGTGTCGGCGGCGATCCGAAGGTCGCACGCGAGCGCGAGTCCGAGGCCCGCGCCCGCGGCCGCGCCGGGGAGCGCGGCGATCGTCGGCGTGCCCATCTCGTGGAGCCAGCGCGGCAGGTCGTGCTCCCAGCGCAGCTGGCGCCGGCGATCCTCGAGCGAGGGCGGCTTTCCCTCCGACTTCATGCGCTTGGTGTCGCCGCCCGCGCAGAACGCGTCGCCGCTCCCCGTGAGCAGCAGGCAGCGCGCGTCGGGCGCGGCGTCGAGCTCGGGGAGCAGGCGCCACAGCGCCTGCTTCATGTCCATGGTGAGCGCGTTGCGCGCGTCGGGCCGGTGCAGCGTGACCGTCGCGACGCCGTGCTCGACCCGGCAGAGCACCTCGGGCGTGCCGGTCTCGATCGCGCGCGCGGTTGACTGGGAGTCCATGGTCGGTGTCGTCTCCGTGGGGCTGCG
This region of Myxococcota bacterium genomic DNA includes:
- a CDS encoding lipid-transfer protein, with the translated sequence MSAPAPDGAIRDRTAIVGIAQTDFAKRLEPSEKALACRVVLDALADAGIDPSEVDGMSSYTMETTDAAEVAKTIGAGDLTFFDQVPYGGGAGPGCVGHLAMAVATGQCRVGVAWRSRKRGSGVRPWASGMYAQPTTTAAFTRPHGLARPVDEIAMLMRRYMHEYGATREHLCNVATAVRGMANRNPAAVMHGKRMTRDDYMAARWISEPLCLFDNCLETDGALACVVVSAERARDCRQRPALVHAFGQGMGAQSHAMTNYWCADPLRGPGHACAEQLYRHSDVRPRDIACAQLYDAFTPLVLFSLEAYGFCARGEGAAFTEDGGLELGGRLPVNTSGGGLSEAYVHGFNLVLEGVRQIRGTSTSQVEGCAATLVTAGECVPTSALILRRD
- a CDS encoding sugar phosphate isomerase/epimerase; the encoded protein is MLGPDDLVLCSGTLGDAPLRAKIEAAAAAGYTGISLTVDDVERAAADGLALAEVRARLADAGLAVAELDPYLGWLRADARGALPGADASAMLGRDEAAFFAIADGVGGTVLNCPHPLPGPVDVDRAAEAFAGVCDRAAEHGLACAIEFLPWTGIPDAATAAAIASRAGRANGGIMLDTWHHFRSGGDADALRALDGALVRGVQVNDAPREPHGPPMRETMRERLLPGEGASDVAAVVAMLDAIGSRAPIGVEVFSDALAALPPRERALRCADAARLVLAAARRTAHR
- a CDS encoding amidohydrolase family protein, which produces MSVPTSDSAADAARRVRALRAELDHPVIDGDGHDIEFLPAVKDELLAIAGDRVLAGFEQVLAGATLARALDVEQRRALGMPRIPWWGLPARNTLDRATAMLPALLAERLEELGIDFAVVYPTYGLTAYHLEQDELRPAACRAFNRVRAESYAKYGDRIAPVAVVPMYSPQEAIDELDHAVGELGMKAVLMGAYAMRPLPGSHASRAARWLDTFGVESPHDYAPVWRRCEELGVAPTFHSTGMGWGSRASTTNYVFNHLGNFAAAGEAICRALFLDGVPQRHPRLRFAFLEGGVGWGCNLYSDLVGHYEKRNREHIHHYDPRELDRARLEELFRRYGDARQLAALDRLDEALHMLSEPDEDRSRLDEFARSGIESVDDIRAIFTDRFFFGCEADDPMNATAFDAARNPGGARLRALFSSDIGHWDVPDMSEVLLEAHELVEHGWITRADFRDFVFGNAVALWGGANPAFFDGTRVARAAREELAR
- a CDS encoding OB-fold domain-containing protein gives rise to the protein MSASAPAHGFVAPVCDEDALPFYRFAREGRLCLPRCADTGRWIFPPRPLSPFGPAHARRAPVWEEVSGRGAIWSFVVPHPPLLPAFAERLPLVVALVALEEDATVRLAGTLVGPGGAPLAEADVAGVRIGAPVRVAFERMDDEWTLPRWELA
- a CDS encoding TetR/AcrR family transcriptional regulator; translation: MSTGTGTEPRGGEQSEADRAPAPGRPRSEEAHRAILSATLELLVEVGFSALTIEGVAQRAGVGKATIYRRWSSKLPLVIEAYGLLPQLEDVDTGHVVTDLEEMLRNYLRLLTSTPLRGVIPSIAGERAHNEELSELFDPIVRERRRPLIAVLRRAVARGELPADVDLDLAADLLVGPITTRLFFGSRISPKMVQPMVQMALWGLAGGRGLAPPAGGRR
- a CDS encoding amidohydrolase family protein — encoded protein: MREYRLIDADCHVVEPPHIWERWLPKKFQDRAPKLVKDEEGGDAWQLQPGAPLMYIGLVATPGMAYENIKWTGYTYDTVRKGCWDGKARLEDMDFDGVDAEFLYPSQRTMFYFMGNEDRDFHRAGIQAYNDFMHEEFCANDPERLFSLAQMPNLGVDECIAEMRRCKDKGARGVIISTWPTGEDDLSREDERFFAAAAEAEMPVSIHINIQRKRAKAGGSPTGVAAIGQMALAGQLAFPPILCELVMSGLFDRVPKLKIVGVETQIGWIPACLEHLDDFYWRNRTHTGVDIRHLPSHYFHQNFLCTFITDRFGIANRDAIGIENIAWSTDYPHHGCDWPYSRKVAGEQLQGVSQRERHLICAGNVVNLYGLPQALETPLA
- a CDS encoding acyltransferase, with the translated sequence MGRREPGVLRRHARRARGARGARALIARIRRDLFERPASHVAALDGLRALAILAVVAFHASVFSAYTTARGEAAGAFSPVQRWLFNLWSGVDVFFVLSGFLIGRILLGNLARTGRIGWASFLVRRSLRIFPAYYVVLAAALLVVAPHAPRAFAFLFETRDFGALRAAAWPAFLYVANYWTPPGAPSPMSWAWSLCIEEHFYLVLPPLLWLFVRGRGRAAHAAVLALGLLGPFAARAAVFAADPGSSVRAVYFQSHFRFDELFAGVAVAYAHVHFPDALRRLVARAGLWLPAAGAGAIASVWAFGSPHAGGAFRLLFQFPLLAFGTAALVAHVLHATSPVSRALAARALAPIARVSYGMYLVHPYVLFAWMSGPFSAMFRAPRMGPWVAALAAACALASWALAAAMFVALERPLLDLGARLAARVDRRRLAASPT
- a CDS encoding enoyl-CoA hydratase-related protein, which gives rise to MDSQSTARAIETGTPEVLCRVEHGVATVTLHRPDARNALTMDMKQALWRLLPELDAAPDARCLLLTGSGDAFCAGGDTKRMKSEGKPPSLEDRRRQLRWEHDLPRWLHEMGTPTIAALPGAAAGAGLGLALACDLRIAADTTVLTTAYARLGLAGDYGVAWFLTHLVGPARARELFFTSRRVDAAEALALGLVNRVVARDALATEAEALARDVAAGPPVAHRYMKENLNRALHADLATCLHEEADRMVRGATTADYLEAVSAFAEKRKPAFQGR
- a CDS encoding carboxyl transferase domain-containing protein, with protein sequence MAKDEEREPEGWGPEVEQIERRRALAREMGGADPVERQHAAGKLTVRERIEALADKGSFRERGGISGVAELAGDGTVERFSPANVVLGTARIEGRPAVVCGDDFTLRGAAYTPASLRKGQYAEMLALDARIPLVRLLEAGGASVAGATGTRGRSGYDLVLPELMNPLAMRTMATIPVVCAALGPCAGFPAGRLAAAHFSLMTKHTAQVLTGGPALVERATGAATTKEELGGAQVHARSGVVDNVVEDEVEALRAIRRFLSYLPLSVYDRAPRVETGDRRDRADEELLAIVPRNRRRAYKMRRVIEHVVDRGSFFEIGTGYGRSQITGLARVDGHAVGVLANDGYHEGGSMTALGARKVRRFIETCDAFGLPVVSFVDEPGFAIGPDAERAGTIRFGMEALFAAVQSTVPWFAVLVRKSFGVAQGIHYGPGATVVAWPSAESGALPVEGGVALAYRREIESAPDPEARRRELEDEIAAAQSVFPRAEDFGVHDLIDPRRTRPLLCDWLEEVQPRLAARAPGPRSYTMRP
- a CDS encoding cysteine hydrolase — its product is MPIDLAALLAPAHTAIVMNECQEGVIGAASNLPELAKAARQGMVPRLAALVRAARAAGCTVVHGIAMRRPDGRGANANARLFAAAARSPVQLTPGTPAVEVVAEIGVEPSDLVVPRFHGLSPWEGTELDSLLRNLGIRTVIAAGVSVNVAVMNLAFDAVNAGYQVVIPRDCVAATPPEYADAVFANTLGFIATLVESEDAIGAWRRA